The following coding sequences lie in one Arachis ipaensis cultivar K30076 chromosome B05, Araip1.1, whole genome shotgun sequence genomic window:
- the LOC107645052 gene encoding LOW QUALITY PROTEIN: uncharacterized protein LOC107645052 (The sequence of the model RefSeq protein was modified relative to this genomic sequence to represent the inferred CDS: inserted 2 bases in 1 codon), whose translation MGSEREEHNSATNPTTISSTLTIKISSSSSSKKQGEETSENSNLPSPNIKNSTESSPYGSPLVSPPSSAFVSALQSPYISPRAITPGDSHLEKPPPPTATATATATTTTTTHPSTPEDVPSSSYTPPSDQYEFSDDNADTNLKFVTCVPIPEAADPRISFSFPVPRVSFAKGSVSPASNAKLRSCDVYIGFHGQNPKLLRFCKWLKSDLELQGIDCLLADRAKYTDSQSHEIADRVICSVSFGLVVVSSGSFLNHLSMEEVRFFAQKKNLIPLLFDTGPAEIMDLLNCNSIDKECREAIDGLMRCNEFNLGAHDGNWRSCISKTTGILRARLGRMNGDQRDNMQGFENLPFPRNQYFVGREKEIMEIEGLFFGRGNCVEQVQDHCMPFIKGEASGSGQSEGLADEESEPVMRKGRRYISLEMGKSKEPTLEAWVEPLIGNNSLKRLKHKKSKSGNFKSLCSSVICITGVSGIGKSELALEYSHRYHQRYKMVLWVGGEARYLRQNILNLSLNLGLDVGADSEMERGRIRSFEEQELEAFKRIKRELFGETPYLLIIDNLETEEEWWEGKDIYDLIPRNTGGTHVIITTRLSKVNSYDTIQLPPLPLSEAMILIKGRKRREYPADEVEFLEKFNEKLGRSSFGLWVIGSMLSELAISPSALFEAINQMPLSGDSNSCYMSIAEEQWCKSNPFLMKSLLFCVGTLEKTKAKGKLLAMRMLLVGXGLARMANQHDGCCWLQFHPITQAFAKSRGGLQYAKAALEGVRKMGNHVNSGHLWSSAFLVFGFKSEPPIVQLKAIDLVLYIKRTALPLAIQAFTTFSRCNSALELLKVCTNALEEVEKSFVSQIQDWSHDSICWKRRMLQRSQKVDEYVWQDVTLLKATLLETRAKLLARGGHLDSGKELCRTCISIRTVMLGHNHAQTLAAQDTLARLVRMRTKI comes from the exons ATGGGAAGTGAAAGAGAAGAACACAACTCAGCCACCAATCCCACAACAATCTCTAGCACGCTAACAATCAAGATTtcaagcagcagcagcagcaagaaGCAAGGTGAAGAGACTTCAGAGAATTCAAATTTACCATCACCAAACATAAAGAACTCCACAGAATCATCACCTTATGGTTCTCCTCTTGTGTCCCCACCTTCATCAGCATTTGTTTCGGCTTTGCAATCCCCCTATATATCTCCAAGGGCCATAACCCCAGGTGATTCTCACTTGGAaaaaccaccaccaccaacagcaacagcaacagcaacagcaacaacTACCACCACCACCCATCCTTCGACCCCAGAAGACGTGCCAAGCAGTTCCTACACTCCCCCTTCTGATCAGTATGAGTTTTCCGATGACAATGCTGACACGAATCTCAAGTTTGTGACATGTGTTCCCATCCCTGAAGCAGCTGATCCACGCATCTCATTCTCATTTCCGGTCCCTAGAGTTTCCTTTGCAAAAGGCTCTGTTTCCCCTGCTTCCAATGCCAAACTCAGAAGCTGTGATGTTTACATTGGCTTCCATGGCCAAAATCCCAAACTCCTGCGCTTCTGCAAGTGGCTCAAGTCCGACCTCGAGCTTCAGGGAATCGATTGCTTGCTTGCTGATAGAGCCAAGTACACCGATAGCCAGAGCCATGAGATTGCTGATAGAGTCATTTGCTCAGTGTCATTCGGGTTGGTGGTCGTCTCAAGTGGCAGCTTCCTCAACCATCTGAGCATGGAGGAGGTTAGATTCTTTGCTCAAAAGAAGAACTTGATTCCTCTCTTGTTTGACACAGGACCTGCTGAGATCATGGATCTTCTTAACTGCAACTCAATTGACAAAGAATGTAGAGAGGCCATCGATGGACTCATGAGGTGCAACGAATTCAATCTAGGGGCCCATGATGGTAATTGGAGAAGCTGTATATCAAAAACTACAGGTATTTTAAGGGCAAGGCTTGGTAGGATGAATGGTGACCAGAGAGACAATATGCAAGGATTTGAGAATCTACCTTTTCCAAGGAACCAATACTTTGTTGGCAGGGAGAAGGAGATTATGGAGATTGAAGGTCTCTTTTTCGGACGGGGGAATTGTGTGGAACAAGTCCAAGATCATTGTATGCCATTCATCAAAGGAGAAGCTAGTGGAAGTGGACAATCTGAAGGCCTTGCAGACGAGGAAAGTGAACCGGTTATGCGCAAAGGTAGGAGATATATTAGTCTAGAGATGGGGAAGAGCAAAGAACCAACCTTAGAGGCTTGGGTTGAACCACTCATAGGAAACAATTCATTGAAGAGGTTGAAGCATAAGAAGTCAAAGAGTGGAAACTTCAAAAGCTTGTGTAGTAGTGTGATTTGCATCACCGGAGTTTCTGGTATAGGGAAATCTGAGTTGGCACTGGAATATTCTCACAGATATCACCAGAGatacaaaatggtgttgtgggtTGGTGGTGAAGCTCGGTATCTCAGGCAGAACATATTGAACTTGTCCCTCAATTTGGGCTTGGATGTTGGTGCTGATTCTGAGATGGAAAGGGGTCGAATTCGCAGCTTTGAGGAGCAAGAATTAGAAGCATTCAAGAGGATCAAGAGGGAATTGTTTGGTGAGACACCTTACTTGCTAATAATAGACAATCTTGAGACTGAGGAGGAATGGTGGGAAGGAAAAGATATATATGACTTGATACCAAGAAACACAGGAGGGACTCATGTGATCATTACTACAAGGCTGTCCAAAGTTAACAGCTACGATACTATTCAGCTTCCACCACTGCCATTATCCGAAGCAATGATTCTGataaaaggaagaaaaaggagGGAGTATCCAGCAGATGAGGTAGAATTCCTTGAAAAATTCAATGAGAAGCTTGGACGGTCGAGCTTTGGTTTGTGGGTGATTGGTTCGATGTTATCTGAACTTGCAATTTCCCCCTCTGCACTGTTTGAGGCCATTAACCAAATGCCACTAAGTGGAGATTCAAACTCATGCTATATGAGCATTGCAGAAGAGCAATGGTGCAAAAGCAATCCTTTCCTCATGAAGAGCCTCCTTTTCTGTGTAGGAACCTtggagaaaacaaaagcaaaaggGAAGCTGCTAGCAATGAGAATGCTTCTTGTTGG GGGACTGGCTCGAATGGCTAACCAACATGATGGATGTTGTTGGCTCCAGTTCCATCCCATAACACAGGCATTCGCCAAAAGCAGAGGCGGTTTGCAATATGCCAAGGCTGCACTTGAAGGAGTAAGAAAAATGGGTAACCATGTAAACTCAGGTCATCTGTGGTCATCAGCATTCCTTGTGTTTGGATTCAAATCGGAGCCGCCGATTGTGCAGCTAAAAGCAATTGACCTGGTTCTGTATATCAAAAGAACAGCTCTGCCCCTGGCAATCCAGGCATTTACCACTTTCTCAAGGTGCAATTCAGCTTTGGAGCTCTTGAAGGTGTGCACCAATGCATTGGAGGAGGTTGAGAAGTCGTTTGTGTCTCAAATCCAAGATTGGTCCCATGATTCGATTTGTTGGAAGAGGAGGATGCTGCAAAGAAGCCAAAAAGTGGATGAATATGTGTGGCAGGATGTGACGTTGTTGAAGGCAACATTGCTGGAGACAAGAGCAAAGTTGCTTGCAAGAGGGGGCCATCTAGACAGTGGCAAGGAGCTATGCAGAACATGCATCAGCATCAGAACTGTGATGCTCGGCCATAACCATGCACAGACCTTGGCTGCTCAAGACACATTGGCAAGATTAGTGAGAATGAGGACCAAGATATAA
- the LOC107645051 gene encoding WPP domain-interacting protein 1 has protein sequence MDLGSESVEENEVTHDGIENGTKDEGSSGFGDGNSDANTEKADQPGTVVQVACEEAVSPKVTPTKGFGLRKWRRIKRNVVKDPNVSVDSSKVLKRGLSGGNNLIEMRDVKEKSDGSPNMFENPGLSDVYSIPGSSPDSRYAVGSGFAVGTDSENSEDRSSKSSTAASEPKLKYEKSRSKNVNSKNLANLTQRVQQGNARVESNKKPGGGGKVKMEKENSVSSVESDSRSSNFKQSYFTVTSNGYGEHSGRPTGQDDGNTSEGVHANEHFSGGVQSRCGNKNMGEDEDLLQENIATNSSWDATEEKSVNNHSSTSEDPLIGSISSLQAIQEALEEEVLKLKEMEIEVVSPDDDSTKCSSASAGTTLLDAGLHKPYLSGQSDAAEAKQTATSSLELEVLSLTQNVNILESKLEGLQGMLALKDSRIAELENALNSARSPKEESSSTIGISEEKRREEECELEGLFLQKIEAEVEYLAITKVMQNLKSKADCQRTLLEEQEKLSENQAQVLNEVVEAENRASVLKKKAEELEKGDSLVVEESFVLQKRVCKVTFCLFVQFMLLVLFFWVFVSQLSFSSEVIVPT, from the exons ATGGATTTGGGAAGTGAATCTGTGGAAGAAAATGAAGTGACTCATGATGGAATTGAGAACGGGACTAAGGATGAAGGTTCCTCTGGATTCGGTGATGGAAATTCTGATGCTAACACTGAGAAAGCGGATCAACCGGGAACGGTTGTCCAAGTGGCTTGTGAAGAAGCTGTGAGTCCCAAAGTGACGCCAACAAAGGGGTTTGGATTGAGGAAATGGAGGAGAATTAAGAGGAACGTTGTTAAGGATCCGAATGTGAGTGTGGATTCAAGTAAAGTGCTCAAGAGGGGCTTGTCTGGCGGTAACAATTTGATTGAAATGCGTGATGTTAAGGAAAAGAGTGATGGGTCTCCAAATATGTTTGAAAATCCTGGGTTGTCTGATGTCTATTCGATACCTGGTTCTAGTCCTGATTCTAGATATGCAGTTGGCTCTGGTTTTGCTGTTGGGACTGATTCGGAGAATAGCGAGGATCGCAGTAGCAAGTCTTCTACGGCAGCTAGTGAGCCTAAGTTGAAGTATGAAAAGAGCCGAAGCAAGAATGTTAATTCAAAGAATTTAGCCAACTTGACTCAACGGGTTCAACAAGGAAATGCAAGGGTCGAAAGCAATAAGAAACCCGGAGGAGGTGGAAAAGTCAAAATGGAAAAGGAAAATTCTGTTTCTAGTGTGGAATCCGATTCAAGAAGCTCCAACTTTAAGCAAAGCTACTTTACAGTTACTAGTAATGGTTATGGAGAACATAGTGGTAGGCCCACTGGTCAGGATGATGGTAATACTAGCGAAGGCGTTCACGCCAATGAACATTTCTCTGGAGGTGTTCAAAGCAGGTGTGGCAACAAAAACATGGGTGAAGATGAAGATCTTTTACAAGAGAATATAGCTACAAATTCGTCTTGGGATGCTACAGAAGAAAAAAGTGTGAACAACCATTCTTCAACCAGTGAAGATCCCTTAATTGGGTCTATAAGTAGCCTTCAGGCTATCCAGGAAGCACTTGAAGAAG AAGtcctgaaattgaaagagatGGAGATTGAAGTTGTCTCACCAGATGATGACTCAACCAAGTGTAGCAGTGCATCTGCTGGCACCACACTTCTTGATGCGGGACTTCATAAGCCATACTTATCTGGTCAATCTGATGCAGCAGAAGCTAAGCAGACTGCTACAAGTTCCTTGGAACTTGAGGTATTGAGCCTGACTCAAAATGTAAATATTTTGGAAAGCAAGTTGGAGGGATTACAGGGCATGCTTGCACTGAAGGATTCCAGGATTGCTGAGCTTGAAAACGCCCTAAATAGTGCTAGGTCTCCTAAGGAAGAATCTTCTAGCACCATTGGTATTTCAGAGGAAAAACGCAGAGAGGAAGAGTGTGAGCTCGAGGGCCTTTTTCTGCAGAAGATTGAAGCTGAAGTTGAATACCTGGCCATCACAAAGGTGATGCAAAACTTGAAGTCCAAGGCAGATTGTCAACGTACATTACTTGAAGAACAAGAAAAGCTCTCTGAAAATCAAGCACAGGTTCTCAACGAGGTGGTAGAGGCAGAGAACAGGGCTTCAGTGTTAAAGAAGAAAGCAGAAGAGTTGGAAAAGGGTGATAGTTTAGTAGTTGAGGAGTCTTTTGTGCTTCAGAAGAGAGTGTGTAAGGTTACATTTTGTCTTTTCGTACAATTCATGTTGTTAGTGTTGTTCTTTTGGGTTTTTGTGTCACAGTTATCTTTCAGTTCTGAGGTGATTGTACCAACATGA
- the LOC107645054 gene encoding repetitive proline-rich cell wall protein 2-like, translating into MASSLSFLVLLFGALILSPQGFARVPAVPAHESPNDTPSPIFKSPNNSPSPVFESPNKTPSPVFKSPSNSPLNKAPIFESPNNSPSPVFESPNKTPSPVFESPNKTPSPVFKSPNKTPSPVFESPNKTPSPVYESPNNSPSPVFESPNKTPSPVFKSPSNSPSPTFKSPNNSPLNKAPIFESPNKTPSPVFESPNKTPSPVFESPNNSPSPVFESPNKTPSPVFKSPSNSPSPTFKSPNNSPLKKAPVFESPDKTPSPVFKSPSNSPSPTFKSPNNSPLNKAPIFESPNNTPSPVFESPNKTPSPVFKSPSNSPSPAFKSPNNSPLNKAPVFESPNKTPSPVFESPNNSPFKAPYGTPN; encoded by the coding sequence ATGGCTTCCTCCTTATCTTTTCTAGTGCTGCTCTTTGGAGCTCTGATCCTAAGCCCACAAGGGTTTGCTAGGGTTCCTGCAGTACCTGCTCATGAGTCACCAAATGACACACCATCACCTATTTTTAAATCTCCAAACAACTCCCCATCACCTGTTTTTGAATCACCAAACAAGACACCATCACCTGTTTTCAAGTCTCCAAGTAACTCACCATTGAACAAGGCACCTATTTTTGAGTCGCCAAACAATTCTCCATCACCTGTTTTTGAGTCTCCAAACAAGACACCATCACCTGTTTTTGAGTCACCAAACAAGACACCATCACCTGTTTTCAAGTCACCAAACAAGACACCATCACCTGTTTTTGAGTCTCCAAACAAGACACCATCACCTGTTTATGAATCACCAAACAATTCACCATCACCTGTTTTTGAATCACCAAACAAGACACCATCACCTGTTTTCAAGTCTCCAAGTAACTCACCATCACCTACTTTCAAGTCTCCAAACAACTCTCCATTGAACAAGGCACCTATTTTTGAGTCGCCAAACAAGACACCATCACCTGTTTTTGAGTCTCCAAACAAGACACCATCACCTGTTTTTGAATCACCAAACAATTCACCATCACCTGTTTTTGAGTCACCAAACAAGACACCATCACCTGTTTTCAAATCTCCAAGCAACTCACCATCACCTACTTTTAAGTCTCCAAACAACTCACCATTGAAAAAGGCACCTGTTTTTGAGTCGCCAGACAAAACACCATCACCTGTTTTCAAATCTCCAAGCAACTCACCATCACCTACTTTCAAGTCTCCAAACAACTCACCATTGAATAAGGCACCTATTTTTGAGTCGCCAAACAACACACCGTCACCTGTTTTTGAGTCACCAAACAAAACACCATCACCTGTTTTCAAATCTCCAAGCAACTCGCCCTCACCTGCTTTCAAGTCTCCAAACAACTCACCATTGAATAAGGCACCTGTTTTTGAGTCGCCAAACAAGACACCATCACCTGTTTTTGAGTCACCAAACAACTCACCATTTAAGGCTCCTTATGGCACTCCGAATTAA